The DNA segment CCCGGTTTCTGCCGTGGGCAGATGCGCTCCGCCCACGGCAGAAATCGTCGGTCAGCCGACGCCGAGCAGGATCGCCAGTGCCTCGACCAGCGAGGCCGAGGTGGCGGCGATCGTGCTGTCGAGGTATTCCGCGATGGGAGCCAGTTCGGCCGCGGATGCCTGCCCGCCCGCTACGGCGATCAAGGGCAGGGCCAGTGCGCTCACCGCGATACCCCGCAGGGTCCAGCGGCGGGCTGTGCTCTGGGAGGGGTGCTGCCGGTGCTCGGTCATGTCGGCTTCCTTTCGGTCGGCCCGCGTTGTTCGGGATCGCACGGTGCGAACGGGCTTCGCGTAGGGGAGCCTGCGGTGCGCCGGATGAGGGCTCAAGGGCTGTTACGGACGCTTATCGAGCTCGAAACAGCGCGTCACTCGGCCGAGTGACGATGGGTAATCTGGCCGTCACATCGCCCGGTTTTGTTCTGACATGGGATTTCGCGGCGGAATGTGGCCGCGTCATGGGGGCTCGGCGACGGTTCGTAGGCTTGGCTCATGTTCGACAGCTTGCGGGTTCCGGTGATCGTCGCGCCGATGGCTGGTGGTCCATCCACACCAGAGCTCGTCGCCGCGGCGGCTACCGCCGGTGCGTTCGGTTTTCTGGCAGGTGGCTACCTCAGCGCGGCCGCCTTGACCGACCAGATTCGCCGCACGAGGGAGCTGGCAGGTGAGGGGTTCGGGGTCAATCTCTTCGTGCCCGGCGCCCGGTCCACCGTGGACGTACGGCCGTACGCGAGCAGCCTGCAGCGGGAGGCCGAGCGCTACGAGGTCCGCGCTGGAGCGCCGCAGTGGGATGACGACGTGTACTCGGCGAAGCTGGACCTGCTGGTGGCACAACGGGTTCCGGTGGTGTCCTTCACGTTCGGCACTCCGGCCGAGAACGACATCGACCGGCTGCACCACGCGGGCAGCAAGGTGGTGGTGACGGTGACCACGCCAGAGGAGGCGTCGCAAGCGGCCGAGGCAGGCGCGGACGCGCTCTGCGTGCAGGGTTTCGAGGCCGGTGGGCACAGGGCGGTCTTCGTCGACGATCCCGGACAGGCCGCGGGCGGCGAACTGTTCGGTCTGCTTGCCGCGATGCGCCTGGTGTCGGCGGTGACGGACCTGCCGCTGGTCGCGGCGGGTGGGCTCGTGCACGGCGCCGACGTCGCCGCGGTCGTGGTCGCCGGGGCGCGGGCGGCACAGCTCGGTACGGCGTTCCTGCGTGCGGACGAGGCGGGCACGAACGGCACGCAGCGTCGCGCACTCGCCTCGGCCGGACGGCAGACGGCGTTCACGCGCGCGTTCAGCGGCCGTCCCGCGCGAGGAATGGTGAACCGGTTCATGCGGGAGCACTCCGAGCAGGCGCCTGCGGCCTATCCGCAGTTGCACAATCTGAGCAGGCCCATCCGCGCGGCGGCGGGCAAAGCGGGTGACCCGGAGGCCATGTCGTTGTGGGCGGGGCAGACCTATGGGCTCGCGGGCGAGGGCCCGGCGGCCGACATCATCGAGACGCTCAGGACTCAGGCACGCGACGCGATGCGCGGCGCCACAACCAGGTTCGCTTGAAGCAGACCGTGGCCGGAAAGTCAACTACTACACAGTGTCGGGGGAGCTTTGCTGTCGTTTTACGGCAGCAAAGCTCCCCCGCTCACGGCAAAACGGAGGCGAATGGGGGAGTGGCGGCATGAGCGGGGAGCGGCGAGCGGGGGATTCGCGGCGGCACGGTGCTTGCCCAGCTTCCTCAGCTTCCGCACCGTCGGCGTCATCGGCGAAAAGGGGTGCCGTCGTCGCGGGGCGGTTCGAACTGGCCAGCCGCATCGGATCGGGCGGCCACGGCGCGGTATGGCTGGCCACGGATCTCGCCACCGGTGAACAGTGCGCGGCGAAACTGGTTCACGGTGCCGCCAGCGCCGAGCTCATCAGAGCGGCGAGGGAACGCAGTGTGCGGCTCGACCACCCGCACGTCCTCAGCCCCTACGCCTGGGCGGAGGGGCGCGACCTCGTCGTCATCGCGAGCGAACTCGTGCGGGGAGGATCGCTCGCGACCCTGCTCGCCGATCACGGCCCGTTGCCGTGGCGCTACGTCGCCGAAATCCTCGCCCAGCTCCTCGACGCGCTCGCTCACGTGCACGGCAGGGGGCTCGTGCACAGGGACGTCAAGCCGGCCAACGTGCTGCTGCACCCCACCGCGACGCGCGCGCCGCACTTGCGGCTCAGCGACTTCGGCCTCGTCCACGCGATGGGCAGCCAGCGCGTCACGCGCACCGGTTTCGTCGTCGGCACGCCCGGCTATCTCGCGCCGGAGGTGCTCGCCGGACAGCCGCCGCACGCAAGCCAGGACCTCTTCGCCGCGGGCGCGGTCGCCGCGCAACTGCTCAGCGGTTCGGAACGGCCGGGCCCCGAACGGGAGCCGGACTCCGGACCGCTGCGATCCGTCGTTGCGACCCTGCGCTCAGCCGATCCCCGGCAGCGGCACTCGGCGGCCGGCAGGCTCGCCGAACTGAGGGCGGCGGCCCCACTTGAACTGCCGGCGCTCACCGCCGACGGTGAACCTGTCGAGATTTTCGACGTTCTGTCCACGGACTATGATGCAAACAGCTAAGTTCCACCCGTGAACAATGGGAGGCCGGGTGGCTGAGAGCGTCGTCGACCGCAACCGCAAACAGCAGATCGAATGGTATGGGGAGCCGCTGGGTGACCGTCTCGGTCGCCTCATCGACCGCCTCGACGTGTCCCAGGCTGGGCTCGCCGGCATCCTCGGCATCTCGGCGCCGATGTTGTCGCAGCTCATGTCCGGCAACCGCGCCAAGATCAGCAATCCGGCCGTGTTCTCCCGGCTGCTTTCCGTCGAGGCACTCGCGACCGACGCGGGATTCGACGACTTGCCCGCCCGCGAGATCAAGGAACGGCTCGCCGCGATCCAGGCCGAGCCGATGACGTCCACGACGAGCATCAGGGTGCTCG comes from the Prauserella marina genome and includes:
- a CDS encoding nitronate monooxygenase — encoded protein: MFDSLRVPVIVAPMAGGPSTPELVAAAATAGAFGFLAGGYLSAAALTDQIRRTRELAGEGFGVNLFVPGARSTVDVRPYASSLQREAERYEVRAGAPQWDDDVYSAKLDLLVAQRVPVVSFTFGTPAENDIDRLHHAGSKVVVTVTTPEEASQAAEAGADALCVQGFEAGGHRAVFVDDPGQAAGGELFGLLAAMRLVSAVTDLPLVAAGGLVHGADVAAVVVAGARAAQLGTAFLRADEAGTNGTQRRALASAGRQTAFTRAFSGRPARGMVNRFMREHSEQAPAAYPQLHNLSRPIRAAAGKAGDPEAMSLWAGQTYGLAGEGPAADIIETLRTQARDAMRGATTRFA
- a CDS encoding XRE family transcriptional regulator, translated to MAESVVDRNRKQQIEWYGEPLGDRLGRLIDRLDVSQAGLAGILGISAPMLSQLMSGNRAKISNPAVFSRLLSVEALATDAGFDDLPAREIKERLAAIQAEPMTSTTSIRVLAPETAHSDPVGGIQALLREIASAAEIEHAASILDADYPELAELLRVYGAGRASEAREHFARTLAPKNNTSQ
- a CDS encoding serine/threonine-protein kinase, producing MSGERRAGDSRRHGACPASSASAPSASSAKRGAVVAGRFELASRIGSGGHGAVWLATDLATGEQCAAKLVHGAASAELIRAARERSVRLDHPHVLSPYAWAEGRDLVVIASELVRGGSLATLLADHGPLPWRYVAEILAQLLDALAHVHGRGLVHRDVKPANVLLHPTATRAPHLRLSDFGLVHAMGSQRVTRTGFVVGTPGYLAPEVLAGQPPHASQDLFAAGAVAAQLLSGSERPGPEREPDSGPLRSVVATLRSADPRQRHSAAGRLAELRAAAPLELPALTADGEPVEIFDVLSTDYDANS